The Schistocerca gregaria isolate iqSchGreg1 chromosome 1, iqSchGreg1.2, whole genome shotgun sequence genome includes a window with the following:
- the LOC126338393 gene encoding uncharacterized protein LOC126338393, with product MVERLHRTLKAALMCSSTSWPEALPLVLLGLRTAVKEDLQCSSAELVYGEQLRVPGEFIVPASTQPFAPELCMQFARQLSVRMRNIKPTNPVRHGDRRVFVHKDLQATSHVWLRDNTVRPPLVSSYCGPYRVITRRSHSFKIDKDGKEETVSIERLKPAYTEESTLLPRSAKSPSNVEAKERADSLAEPLVSEEDNEAASAEPELVEKSSATFPTYLVHPVSKGGG from the coding sequence atggtggaacgactacaccgcacgctcaaagctgcattaatgtgtagttccacttcatggcctgaagcactaccgctggtcctactcggattaagaacggccgtgaaggaggacttacaatgctcttccgcagaattggtttatggcgagcaattgagggttcctggagaatttatcgttccagcgtctacacagccgttcgcccctgagctatgcatgcaattcgcgagacaactcagcgttagaatgagaaacatcaaacccactaaccctgtcagacatggagaccggagagtgtttgtacataaagacctgcaagcaacgtcccacgtgTGGCTTAGGGATAATACGGTGCGCCCGCCGCTTGTTTCGTCTTACTGtggaccatacagggtaatcacaagacgaagccacagcttcaaaatcgataaggatggtaaagaagagacagtctcaattgagcggctaaaacctgcttacaccgaagagagtacactccttcctcggtctgcaaaatcaccctcaaacgtggaAGCCAAAGAAAGAGCAGATAGTCTCGCCGAGCCCTtggtttcagaagaggacaacgaagcagcaagtgcagaaccggagctggtagaaaaatcaagtgcaacttttcccacatacctggtgcacccggtttcaaaaggagggggCTGA